The sequence ccagTTGCCGCTTGAGCTCTtcctcgcgccgccgcattTCCTCTGCTTTTTGCGCCTGGTCAGCTTCCCACTTGGCGATGCGCtgcatcacctcctccttctccaggcgcagctgctcctgcaccgTAGCGTACAGTCGCTTCTCTTCTGCCTCTACGTCGGCCATAAGTGCCTTCGACTTAGTGACCGGCCTTAGGGCTGCCGCGGGTGGCGACGTGCCGACGGAAGGGATGTAGTCGTCGCTGTCCACTGGATCCTCGAAGTCGTCGGCGTAGTCCTCGCCTTGATTGTCCGACATGGCGACAGGTTTGCTGCCGGATGTCTTCTTCACAGATGAGGAGGAAACGGGCTCGTCCACCTCAGAAACAGGTGCCGCCCCTTTATTCTTCTTCGGCTTTTTCGAGTCGCGAGCCTTATTCTTCTTTGAGCGGCTGGTGGACTTGGAGGGGGGGTGTATTTCCTCCACCGTCTCCACTGGGCCAGTGTAGTCGTCATCGTAATCTATGGCGGCGAATGAGAAGCCCTTGCGTGACGTGGGGCTGAGGCTTGGCGCATCTTTCAAGGACGACATCTCGACTGCAGTGCGTTGGAAGTGCTTTTGTCGCTGCTCGCGTTTGCTCCAAAGTGGTGTATAACAGGCGAAAATAAATCCAAAAGAGCCCAGCGCGTACAAACTGCAAGCGGCGAGCCGTAATGGTGACGGCGCACAGCTACGAATAGTGAGTGCGCGCGCTACGCAAAGGCCACCACAAACCTCCGGCaaggaaaaaagggaggCAAGATGTTAGCTGGAGAAAAGGTCACCAGTACACATTCTTTCGCGAACGAGTGTCCGCTTACTCTGTCAGAACATGACAGGATTCGCCAGGACGCAGAGAGGTAAAACTGCATGTGTTTTCCCTCTTTCGCAGCACTCCTTTTGGAGAGTTTTCAGGGCAATGAgccttttcttcttcctcggTAGCCACGCGCACTAGCCAACTTCAGCACTGCTCTCGGTTTTTGCGAAGTTAGAATGCGTGAAGGTCGAAGCAGAGTGCTGTCCGTGAGAAGTATCCTTTTCATAAAACGGGAGCTCAGCACACGATACGAGCAACAAAAACAAGGAGGAATCACTTCACACCCGAGATTTAGGGCTGCCATGTCAGGATGAACGCTCAGCAGTGGCACAGAAGGAAAACACATCATGAAAGCACAAAGTTTTTGCCGCAGCAAGCAGCCTAAAACATAGACGGCACCCAACTCTGCATCACTTGCACAAAATTCATCCCTCCTTCTAGcccgcggctgcgtcgcagcgcctgcacaccaTCCGGAGACAATGGTTTCAGTTCTTGTAGTAGGTCGAAATCGAACTTCACAATCCACTTCAACGCTATGCGAAGAAAGAGGTTCACGTCCTCGGCCGGATACTCCTGAAGAAGCGGCAAAACATCACTCATCGCTTCTCCGGACAAAATGGAGCTGCGCAGGTGGTGGCACATTGCCGCCGCAACGAAGAAGGCGGCGTTTCTGATCTCGTCGCCGAATGAAAAAAGAAAGtcccacacgcgcaggccGTCTGCTATGTTGAACTCCTGCGTAAACAAGAGCATGATCCAACGAAGTGCATAGTGCTCCGCATTAATGCCCAGATACTCGAGGTGTTGAAACAACGAGGGATCAAAAAAGCGCAAGACATTGTCAAACAGCCTCATCGTGCTGGTGAGCCCGCAAGCTGGGTCAAAGTCGAATGAGCGGCAGAAGTCGTCACCAAGGTACGAGAGAAGCGTTTGGAAACAAAAGAAGGTATCCGCCTCGACGGAGGCCGTAACATTCGATGCCTTACCTTCGGCGAAGGCGTAAAGGAGGTGAGCGACGTACTCGTTCATTCCTTGAACATATCCGAGTGATTTGTTTGCCATTGCTGTGCTTATTAGTATTCTGCGCAATGCATGCTGCGAGGGAGTGAAATGTGCAACCTCTGCCGTACTGTCATCTCGGCTGATTTCCAGTCGGCTCTCATCTGCAAGAAAAAAATTCAAGGATGGCATGGTGCGAGGCACGTCACCGTCGATGAAGCGCGAGACATCGCTCGGTTCAAACTTCGATGGCTCGGGTCCAAGACCGCAGGCCTCTAAAACACCATTGTACTCCTGGAGTCGTTCGGCTTCAATGGCAGCCCAGCGCTTTGTGGATGTCGGATAGAACCCCATTATAATTTTCCAACAATCAGGGCGCGCGCTTTCGTGCAAGCCGCGACGACAGCTTCTCGTGAGTGCTTGAAAATCGATGGTCTCCGCATTCAGAATGTGATCGATGTTCAGATCCATGTTGACGGTGGAGACACTACCAGAGGTCTGGCGACCGCGCAAACGTATAAGAAGCAAAACCACACAAGAAGTGTTCCTCCTTTTTTCAAATGTCAGCAGAACTTGTGTTCCCGTCAGCCAACTACTTCGTATTTGTCGTTGGCACCTCACTAGACGGACTGTGATCGGTGATGCGTCCTTTGGAACTCAAGAGGCAGATATGCATGGGGCAGCTGAGTGCTAATCTTTCGCATCTGTCGGTCCCTATCAATATGGCACAGCTCATGCAACATCACTCCTGCAATATGCGGTGTGCGGCAATCGACGCCTCAAGGGTAAATCAAGAGAGTCAAGCGATGAAGCGAATGAGAAGTTTAAAAAGTGCAGCATAGGGTCCTTACCATCAGCGCTAGTGGAGCATGTCGGCTTTGAGATGAGTCATTTGTAGCCGCTATGACGAACACTGGAGGCCTCAAAGGAGTCGCGCTCGAAAGCTCTGTGATAACGCATTACTTTGAGGGCACCTAAAAGAAGACATCAACCTTTTATTTTGCCTGCTTTGAGAAGTTCGAGAGAAACGGGGAGCACGCATCCGCAAGAtgagaggaaaaaaaagatacAAACAGCGCAATCACCGTGCACTACCCCATCTCCATTGTGAAGGGACAACTTAAATGAGGAAAGAAGGCCAAGAAACAGCGAAAGCCCGCTGGATACCTTATTCGCTCCTTTAAGCTTCATATCGGTGAAAGAGAGTCCTAATTGGTTATTCTACGCAAGACTCTTACACcctgctgctcgagcacCGTGCATCAGTTGTTGCTATTTTGTTCGCGTGTGCTCCTCTTGCATCCTGATTATGGAAAAGGGTTCACTGCATCGAGGAAAGATATGACGGTTCGTGTGAAGCTCGTCTGCGTGTCGATGATAGGGTATACCAGAGCCATGCGACCATCTGGGAGGGCTACGTAGGCTCGGCGATCAATCCTGTCGTACGTCTTGGGGTCCTCGTCAGCGAGGCTCGAGCGATAGTACGACTGCTTGGAAACGATAGCGCAGACTGCGATCATGAATACAATAGTGGGGGCGTGAAAGGCCAATGCGTGCACGCGGCTCGTGTAGGTCTGCGGGAGCAACAGGCTCCACAAAGGGCGCTTAACGGTGGCGGGCATTTTTCAGGTGGAAACGAAACCAAACTCACTGGTCTTGCTTTTGTTCTGCATGTTGTCATGCATCCAGATAAAAGATCGAGGGAATAGAAGCGACGACAGTTGAGAGAAGAAACAGAGTGGGAGAATGGTTGCTGCGACAAGCGGAATGCATTGCACcaaagaagagggaaaaagaGCACCAAGCAAAACAGCGGCTGCCTCAGCAGAGCACAGATTGCCGATGAAGCAAAACATCATAGCCctagtgtgcgtgtgcccacGCGAAACAGGTGGTCGAATAATGTTGCTATTTCATAGATGAACATACGCGAAAGAAGGAACAGTATCAAGTGCTTTTCAGACGAGGTGCGCTGTGGTGAGCGTACCCGAATCAAGTAGAAAACAATAACACATCCTTGTGTATGGGGGGAAATACGTGTGTGAAGCTTGAATACCAATcacgcttcttttttttccattGTCACTGAATTGTGTCATCCCACTTTCAGGATTTTTTTTTACATCGGTGGGGAGTTGGCCCTAATCAATGAAAAAGAAAGGTGCGCGATGATTGTACATGAAGCTCACGCGCGCGTAAAGAAGAGCTTTACGGTCTCACGATCATTTTCCTTGTTTACCACATTGTTCGAGGCGCGAAGACGCCAGCCCTCTTCCTCAAGGGACTGAAGAATCACAAGGAAAACCGAGGACTTGTGGAGCTCGTCGCAGAAGTGCTGATTCAGATCCATACGCCAGTGATCAGGATTCGAGAGAAAGATGAACTTGGCTGGATCCTTGCTAGGATTCACAGCGGTCGACGTGGCAAGGGGGAGTTGAGCCTCCATTGCGCGCACGGTGTCTTCGCGGATGGTGGAGCCGAGCAGCGTGATAGTCGGCGGGTTGAAGGTGCAGGAGACACAGAGGTTTGGCATGGTGAAAAGTGGCGAAGAAGGCTTTTAGCGGGTAATGGTGACTCGACTTTGGGAAGGATAGAGCGAGATGAAATAGAAAGGCGGGTGATAAGGGAAAGGGTGATTGAGAAACAGCAGTGCGCAAGTGCAAAACAAGGGACATTCGCCTCCGATACTGTGTTCTCTAGAGCGCAAATCTAGACAGAGACGTTAGTTCTTTCCCACCGCTTTGCTGCAACATCTAGGAAGGTTATTTTTAAAAAGTGACGAAGAATAGGCGCCTCACACCTTCGCTCCACCAAATGGCACTTTGAGGTTTGAAAATGAGCTGCATGTCGCTGGTGCTGTTCGCATGGTAAACGCAGTGCTACCATAAAGTGAATTCTGATAACCAAACGATATCATGTGAGAAGAAAAGGCGATATTGTGCTACCTTCAAATTCACTTGCTGACACAACGCGATTGTTACGAAGCgtcatatatatatatatatatatatatatatatgaatTCATAGACCACATTAGACAACCAGCACGATCACCTACAAGAAACTCAGAACAATGCAGAGATATAATAAAGGAAAACAGGACAAAATACTAATATTTATTTATTGGTGTTGTTATTATTACTCCCTAACCCACTAAaggtgaaaaaaaaaataatcAAGTGACACGCAgcataaacacacacacacgcacccacaaaGCACAGCTTGGGTAAATGAGCTCATAAACAATCATGAGAGTTAGGTCAGTCGAAGTTCGTGCAAGACGTTCGATCTGTCGGCATTGACGGAGGGAGCAGCCAATGGCAAAGAGATAGGAAAGAGGATAATTGTTGTTATATGCGATGCATCGATTTCCGATGAGGCGGCATCACAAACGCGAGATCTCGCTCTCCACACGACGAACTAATACTCCGTTACCCTGCCAAATCAATCTGTCTTCTTTATCCACTCCTATTGAAGAGGATTTGGATTGGTAACCCAACTATGCGATGGGAAGAGGAAACtgaagagaggaaaaggcaACAGTGGATTAGCTGCGAGTTCACTTGCTGACGCAACGTGTTGCTTCGAATGCATCACGTATCGACGAAACGCGCGATTTCCCACGAGACCATGAGCGAGCCATCAATCTATCAGCACAGTGCTTTCCATCTGCCTTCTTTACATTCAGAGATGAGAACAACTTTTGCTTTCAACACTGTCAGTACCGTGTCAAGCTCCTTCCCACGTCCAGAGTGTCGCCTGTCCGAGCCCCACGTTTCCTCGAAAACGTGCCGGCTGGATTGAGGGCGCTCGAGAATATAGAAGTGCACTACCTTGCTTCCACGTTGCTGAAAAGGGTCGTTGGTGAGTCTGAATAGAGCCACCAACTCCAAAACGCGCGGAATACCTCAGAAACCCTTGTACGTTATCAATGCAGGTACAATGGGAAGGAGGTCAGTAGCAATGGCTACCTCAATAAAAATAAGGAAACAAAAGAGTACCTGGTAACGGAGTACTTTTCCATTGAAAGCTGCAACTTCGCTATGGGTCATACGGAGCTGCAAACCATCCTATCCGATCCACGTCCAGTCATAGTCCTCCCCAAGGAGAGTTCCACCTTTTATTTccgatgcgcagcagcccggTATCATCTGCCTCTAGAGGTGGTTCGCGATTTGGGGCGGTGAGCAGATTAACTACGCCAATACGTAGTAGCCCCTTGCCTACCATGTCGAGAAGCTCGGCCTGCCTAGCTGGCGGCGATGCAATCACGATGCTGTCAAGACATGGTATGATGCTGCGCAAAATATCGATATCACCCCACACCCGTGTAATCGACTGGctcaccgtcacgccccaTCTTCCCCTTGTTGGAGTTGTGCGCAGTCGGTCGTATTCACCACTCCTCCGGATAATGCACTTCGCTCTCCTATTCCCAGGTAAGAGGACAGCGTCGTAATACGCATCGAAATCCAGCGCGCAAACGCCACTTGCGCCTGTTCAAGATATGCCCGCTTTCTTTCCGAGTCGGGCAGGTCAGGCGGGGGGCAGCACTCGCTGGTGCAGACAGCGCTCAAAGTTCAACTCTGTTATGCGTCTGTGTCCGCCTTCCTTTTCCTCGACCGCAAACGTAtgcgcgccgtgcgcgtCACGCCCAAGAGATTACTCGCGCATCATTTCATCCTTTTGCGCAGGTTCCAGCCTGCCCATCTGCACGACTCTAGTGAGATATGCGCCTGCCTTCCTGCAGTTTTCTGAAGGTGCGTGAAGCTCGCAGAGCGGCCAAGGCCTATCGAAGCATGGGGCGCTAAGCGCAGTTGCAGAACCTTTCGGAGTTATGATGCCGCGCTTCCATCCTCACAATTCTCTCTTCATCGCACAACCTTGTCGCctttttttggggggagggggggggggcagggggcATCCCTCcactcgcggcggcgccagtggAACTTTCCCTCCTTTTTCACGAAAAAGGCGCAGCAACTGCGTTTCACTAATCGCGAGGTCCTGCTGTTCTGGGGCACTTGCTCGTagctcctctcctcccgtGGAGGACCGCGGCAACGACATCCCGCGTGGCCACGTCCTTCATCGTAAGATGGCGGTCAATACACcaggcaccgccgcagcgttACGTAGGACCCGTCCTGCACGTCGGCTGGTCCGCTGAGAGTGCGCCGTCTGCCATGCGCCTTGCAGCACCTTTTCTCGCTGAGGCAAgtccgcgccgctgccccgaCTCCTGCATCGCTTCGCGCAAAAAGCCTCCCGTATGCCAGAGGCATGAAAGGCGCGTTCGCCACCCCCACGGTTTGTCCTCCATCTCCCAAGAAGCCCGCcgcgctttttcttttgtgctGTCGAGATCTTGGGTGGCGATGTGGCGTGTGCCTTTCTGTTGCGCGCTAAAGGGGCTGCGGGGGCAGAACCatccgctgctcctcgcaaCGTCACACTCCCAGCCCTTGGTGCCGTTGCTTCTTTCGGGTGCGCCGCGGGGCACcatcggggggggggccgcCGGCCTACGACCCCCCCCGCAACGGCGGAGAAAGCCACAGACTTGGCACGAGGGAGGGTGTGTTTGGCGCGTGCGAATGGGCCGCGGGTGGGATTCGGGCCTTGCCGCGTGGAGGCCACTTCGCCCGTTCGGTTCCTTCAGGGGGTGATTCGCCACCGCTTCTTATTGCGCTTTTGGGTCTcaccggtgctgcgcgccccTCCCGGCCATGCGGaggcccgctgctgctcagccctccgcgccgctgtgcgGTGGCATGTGCTTCGCCCGCCCGCTAGAAGGGGTCGTCCCTCGGGCCCGCGTGGTGGGCGGGTGTCGAGGCTCCTCCgcgcagaggggggggagggggcggggaggggcggctgGGCCCGCTCGCTAAGTATGGCGGGTCTGGGGTTGGAACTCCCCCGCGTAAGCCCACGCGCAGGCTACGGAGATCCCCAAAAAAGCGCCCCAGCCCCGCCACGCGACGTCTTGGGTGGAGCCCTGCTTCGGCCAGTCGGTTGGAAGCGGCGTCCTGATTCATCTTCCAGTCGTTTCGCTTGGCAatgcgcatcggcgccgtggccgccggcAGACGGCACAGGCTCCGAAATGTCGCCTTTCATATTTGGCGGTCATGCCCGCAACAAACGGCGCGTGTTTCTCACCATGCCTGCCGCCACCCTTTTgcgctgccccccccccgtcgaTGCTTCCACCACGGCGTTGGCCAGTACGGCTGCGAGCTGCCCATAGAGCGTGCTCACAGGCATCcgtgacgccggcggcccAGCCATAAACGCCCGTGGTTCTCTCGGGGTGCTCTTTGGATCCAGCGATTCAATCCATAAAAGCAGCCAGCACAGAGTTGCTTCAGCGTGGGCAAAGTGCACTCTTGTCTTCCCCGCGCCTGTAGCGCGCTACGGCCCTTTGTGGTGATAATTTCGGGCGAGGAGAAACTGAAAATGTGGCGCAaatctgtgtgcgcgtgcctcaATGATGCCGAGTTCTTCGAACTCAGGCTCAGCTGCTCCCCACCCTCGGGTGAGCAGTGGCCCAGGCATCCGATGACTGCGTGGGAACGtgggaaaaaaaacgcgtCCATACAGCGACACTCTCGCTGTTATTTGGGCCGCTGAGGCATACGAcggcagcatcggcggcgcgccgcgaggCACCAACGTGGTTCTGAGGCATGCGTGCCCCGCAAGGTCGAGCCGAGCTCGACGTTCGGGGTCTGGCCTTACCCGAGGTCACCGCTGGCGAGCCCCGGCCGCCACTCTGCGCGGCTTTTTCGCTGCATCGAGggggcgcaggcggcgcggatGACGCGGGCAAGTCTTGATCAGCCAGCCCCCGCCCCCTGTCTTGCGACCGCTCCACCAAACccggctgctggagcaggacaggcgcgcgcgtatGTTGCAGGATGATGTGGCTGCGCGATCGAGCCAAAATCCTGCATTCATGTGCCCGAGACGAAAGAGTCCTCGCTGCATCGGCCCATTGCGCGGCCGAGACGCATCGAGCTTCTTCGagtcaccaccaccgcggaaCCATACCCCCGGGCTCTGCAATTCATGAGGCATCTGGCCGTTGTAGGCCGACATGTCCATAATGCGCTTGTGTGGTGTAGAGGGTGACCGGAAGGCTGTTGATGTGAGGCCCGAAAGGCCTTGTGTGATCGGCAGGGCTCATCCCCAGGGGCGTGTCTCAGTTGTGGGACACAAGACTCTGGGGTGAGGTTGCTGGCTAGAAGAGTCTGGAGCAGCATGATGCCGTCCACGCGCAAATCCTCTCTCCCGTAGATGATCGACGCGAGAGGCGCCTCTTCAAGCAAGAGAGTCGCTCGCTGCGCCTGGTCTTTTCAAGACGCGCTTCAGACTCTCCTCACATACGACCATGACCTCGTTAGCCGGCTCCGCGTCAAGGCTCTTACCCCTCAGCTTCTGTACGTGCGGATTCCGTGCGCGCAGGAAAGCACGGCATGCCACCACGCGCGGTGCCGCATGCTCTTCCATCAGTCGCGCGCAGCCCTCGTCCACATTGGATCCCCGTCTTGCAAGAGGCGCCTGAGCGTTCTAGGCGGACCAACTTCTCACTGGGCAGTGCTGTGTACACCCTCAGCTTCGTCTCGAAGACGGACGTCGTGGACATCttgaagggggtggggtctGTGTCGACCtgaaaggagagggaagaggctCCGAGAGTGAGGCGAGCGAAACGCTCTGTGGAGCAGCCAAAGGGCGACGAAAGGTGGGAGCGTGTGGGGAAGCAGAGGTGATAACATGCCGTGCGTTGCCCTCCTACGGAAGTAACCTCACTAACGCGAGATGTCGCTCCCCACGCGTTTagtcggcggcggcttaGCGTTGCAAAGGGGTGGGCGGAGAAAGCGAAGAGAAGCGACACCAAATCCCtggggaggaagggaaagcCGAAGACAGGTGAAAGGCGGAAAGGCAGGCAGGGCCGCAGCATGCTGTCCTGCAGTGCGGTACTAGAGAGCACGTGCCGATAGACGTTCCCGACCGAGATGCGGACGCCGAAAGGGCAAGAGAacgaagaaagaggagggaagtGACTTCTTTCCACGCTGTGAGCGACCCGGCCTCCCAGGGgtgtcgtgtgcgtgtgcttcccTTCTGTGatcaacaaaaaaaaaccgcGTCTAGTGCGCCGCGGTAAGTGTGCGCCGACTTGATCACGGACCTGCAACGGCTCAATGGAACAAGGCGAGAGGTGAAACGCGTTGGTGGTACCTTGCGCATCGGGCATTTTTTTCGTCTGTCTCATTTCAGTTCCGCCACATCGTCACACatcggctgctgccaccactTCGTTGGTGACGGCGTCCCGCACAAGCAGCTCCAtctcctcggcggcctcgtcgTACCTTACCCCGACTACCTCGTACCCTGTCagggcggtgccggcgtcgTTGCCAGCTTTCCCCGGCCGCGGCCATGAGGCACCTGGCTTTACCCCGAAGAGGCCTTGCGTGAGCCACACAGAGTTGTCGTAACGATCGTCACCGATGATGTTCATGTACCGCCGCGGATCTTCTTTGATTGTCAGAGAGCTGCCCGGAACGGGCCCGTTGTAGTCGAGTGCCACGGTCCCCAACGGCAACACAGGGCAGCCGAGCAGAATGGGAGCGAGGCAAGCGGCTGGTGCGCCAGATGGGTGCCACATGAGCGCAGGCATTGTCAAAGACGTAAGGCGGTccacgacgccgacgctAACGGCGACGCCATAGCGGCTCAGCACCTTCGTCCCGTGCCGCATGTTTGCCCCGAAGACGTCGGCTACCTCGGTGGTGATGTCGAGGTACCGCTTCGTGGCGTGCGCGCTACCGCAGTGGTAAGGGAAGTCAAGCTGCAAAGCGCCAGGGTGCAGCCGCGAGCCACACTCCAGCACGCGAGCCATGCCCGCCAAGGAGAAGTGCCGACGGCGGGCGAGTCTGTAGAAGGCGTCCAGGACACCACGCGGCGATGCGGAGGGCGTGGGCGAGTTGTTTGAAGCAGTAAGCAGGTCCCTGGTGACTGCCTCTATCAAGCAAACGGAGCCAAGGGATGACGGGGTGTCTCCCGCTGCAGGTGGAAGTGGCGGACGCAGGCGAGCGCGGCCGCGCACCAGTTCCTCCTCCGACACGACAAACCCGCCAGGAAGTCCAGTGGTGTGGACGACAAGCTTGCTCTTCAGATCCGCTTCGccatcaccgtcgtcgcAGGAGCCAATGATGGTCAGTGGTACCGTCAGGTCTGCGCCGACCTGCAACGCACAGAGCAGTCCCTCCTCCGTGATGGGAAGGGGCTGGCAAAGGATGTCCTGCAGCTGtgaccgcagcggcgacagcagtgcGCGTGACACAGAAATCATGCGGGTGGCTAGAGCTGCGGCACTCGCGCCGCTACCCCCGCCTCGGCCGCGCGTCAGGAGCGGGAACGCCGTGTGGGGCGCACTCATCTCACTCTCTTTCCACTGGAGCGCTatgggaggagaggcgggggagggacCAGGATTGGGACCGTGCTGAGTACCGTCACTGTTGCCACGCTTCGAGTGGCTCAGCGTGTATCGCGTCTACCGCGCGTGAAACGGCAGATTGAGGTCGGCGGCGCAACGTCCCTAACAGACCGATAGAGAGAACAGGCGGTACAGAGGCGATGCAGAGTGGACcgaaaaggaagaaaggTGCATCTCTCGAGTACTGACGAAGGACCCCAGCGCCCCGGCGCCGGCAGGTCGACTTGCTAGCCGTGGTACTTGCAAATCCGCGATCTCtctcacacgcacagagagagagggcaaggGCAGGGCAATGGAACTGAAGgttcgccatcgccgccactCTCGCTTATTCATTGCTTCACATGACCTCACA is a genomic window of Leishmania infantum JPCM5 genome chromosome 30 containing:
- a CDS encoding GTPase activator-like protein encodes the protein MGFYPTSTKRWAAIEAERLQEYNGVLEACGLGPEPSKFEPSDVSRFIDGDVPRTMPSLNFFLADESRLEISRDDSTAEVAHFTPSQHALRRILISTAMANKSLGYVQGMNEYVAHLLYAFAEGKASNVTASVEADTFFCFQTLLSYLGDDFCRSFDFDPACGLTSTMRLFDNVLRFFDPSLFQHLEYLGINAEHYALRWIMLLFTQEFNIADGLRVWDFLFSFGDEIRNAAFFVAAAMCHHLRSSILSGEAMSDVLPLLQEYPAEDVNLFLRIALKWIVKFDFDLLQELKPLSPDGVQALRRSRGLEGGMNFVQVMQSWVPSMF